One Desulfomicrobium apsheronum genomic region harbors:
- a CDS encoding DUF1778 domain-containing protein: MATTTLSKTERIDVRASISVKQLLQEAAHASHKSVSEFLLDAGVNAANQALSDRRHFVLDEVQWEAFEQALDRPVQAKARLRSLITDAGVLD; the protein is encoded by the coding sequence ATGGCAACTACGACATTGTCCAAAACCGAAAGGATCGATGTGCGGGCCAGTATTTCTGTGAAGCAGCTGCTGCAGGAAGCCGCCCACGCCAGCCATAAAAGTGTCAGCGAATTTTTGTTGGACGCTGGTGTCAATGCGGCAAACCAAGCCCTTTCCGATCGTCGCCATTTCGTGCTTGATGAGGTCCAGTGGGAAGCCTTCGAACAGGCCCTCGACAGACCGGTTCAGGCCAAGGCTCGACTTCGCAGTCTCATTACCGACGCCGGAGTGCTCGACTGA